In Zunongwangia sp. HGR-M22, the sequence AAAGATCCTAAAACCGGCCTTCCTGTAATTTCGCTCTACGGAAACAATAAAAAACCCAAAGCAGAACAACTGAAAAATATCGATATTTTAATTTTCGATTTACAAGATGTTGGCGCAAGATTTTATACATATATCTCTTCGCTACATTATGTAATGGAAGCTTGTGCTGAAAATAACATTCAGCTTTTGGTATTAGATCGCCCAAATCCTAATGGTCATTATGTCGATGGTCCTATCTTAGAAAAAGAGTATCAAAGCTTTGTGGGTATGCATCCTATTCCAACCGTACACGGACTTACAATGGCAGAATATGCAAAAATGATTAATGGTGAAGGATGGTTGAAAAATGGAATTTCATGTGAGCTTAAGGTGGTAACCATGCTAAATTATGATCATCAAAAAAAATATAGTTTACCTGTAAAACCTTCTCCCAATTTACCGAACGAAAAATCTATAAACTTATATCCCAGTCTTTGTTTTTTTGAAGGCACTAATGTTAATGCAGGTCGTGGTACCAATAAACAGTTTCAGGTTTTTGGCTCTCCATATTTGAATGCTCAAAAGTTCGATTACTCTTATACGCCAAAATCGATGGATGGTGCTAAAAACCCAAAGCATTTAAATGTAAAATGCTACGGAAAAGATCTTAGCCATACAGAATACCTAAATGAAATCAATTTGGAATGGTTAATAGAAGCTTACCAAAACACTGATGATAAATCGAAATTTTTCAATAGCTTTTTTACCAAACTCGCCGGTACGAAAAAACTTCAGCAACAAATCGAAAAAGGATTAACTGCAGAAGCTATTAAAAAATCCTGGCAGCCGGGACTTGAAAAATTTAAACGCAAAAGAGATAAATATTTGTTGTATGCCAATTAGGCTTTTAAACCTTTATTCTCCTTTTCATTTCTTCAACAATATTGTAAGCAGCCGGGCAAATTGCGGTATTCTTTATGGTAAGATTCGATATTTTATGGAAATCTTTACGATCGGTGTGTGGATATTCTCTGCAGGCCTTTGGTCGCACTTCGTAGATTAAACAATAATTATCGTGCCCTAAGAATGCACAGGGAACTTCTTGCAAAACATAGTCTTTATCCTCGTCTATCCTAAGGTATTGATCGATAAATTGCTGTGGTTTCAATTTTAAAAACTTGCTAATCCTTTCAATATCCTTATTGGTAAAAAGGGGACCGGTAGTTTTGCAGCAATTAGCGCAGTCTAAACAATTGGTGCGGGAGAATTCTTCATCATGCATTTGCTGCATTTTGACGTCTAAATCTTTTGGTGGTCGTTTCTTTAACTTAGAAAAAAACTTTTTATTTTCCTTCTGCTTATCTTTGGCCTTTCCTGGCAGCTCTTTCAATATTTCGTGCATGCCGCAAAGATAATAAGATTATGAAGCAAAAAGATATCTTCGGGATGGCTATGAAAGCTTTCTATTTCGATAAAGATGAAACCCCTATTACTGTGCATTCGCCAGATTTTGATGACGATGAAATTGCTATCGAGTATCTTTTCAGAAATTATTCTGAAATGCCTAAAACCGAACAAAAAGCATTAAAACTCGCCTATGGTAAAGTTTTAGATGTTGGCTGTGGTGCTGGTAGCCATACGCTTTATCTCCAGAAAAAAGAAATTGACGTAAAAGCAATTGACACTTCTGAAGGTGCAATTGCTATAGCAAAAGAACGCGGTGTAAAAAATGTAAATGTCCAGGATTTTTATGCTGAAAATGGATGCTACGACACTTTGTTATTCTTAATGAATGGTACAGGAATCATCGGTAACCTCATCAACACCGACAATTTTTTGAATATCTGCAAAGAAGTTTTAAAGCCTGGTGGACAAATTTTGATCGATTCCTCAGATCTTAGCTTTTTAGAAGACGATGAAGAACCAAACAATGATTTTGATCGTAATTATATTGGCGAAATTGACTTTAAAATAAGTTATAAAGAAGAACAATCGGAATATTTTCCCTGGCTTTATCTAGATTTTGATATGCTGAAATTAGCCGCTGAAAAGAACAATTTTAATTGTGAATTAATTCTAGAAGGCGATCACTTTGATTATTTAGCCAAACTAACACTGAAAAATGATTAAATTTGAAATCTGAATTTAACAACAAATGAAGAATTTTTATACCTATTTTTATGTAATCTGCCTTTGTGTAATACTTTCATCTTGTTCTAGCGATAGTAATAGCGACGCTGTAGATGATTTACCAGTAATCGACAAAACATTAAATCAACGTGGCTTGGGAGAATCTGCTCATGATCTTTTGAGTGATGATAAGTATACTTCAATGAATATCGAAGTACTTTATGTAAACGGTTTCCAGCCAACTACTGCTGCTATGGAAAATTTTAAATCATTCTTAGAAGAAAGAACATTTAAACCAGATGGCATTACTATTTCTTACCAAGAGGTGGAATCTTCTGGCTTATCGCCTTTCGAGATAGAAGAAGTTTATGATATTGAAAAGGAAAAACGCAGCTTTTATAGTGTTGGAGATGAAATTAGCGTGTATATTTATTTTGCTGATGGAAGTAATGAAGGTGACACCGATAAGCGATTTATTTTAGGTTCTGCTTACCGTAATACCTCTATGGTGATTTATGGAGAAACTATCGACAAGTTTGCAGCAAGAGTTAACGCCCCTAGTAAGAGTGTGATAGAAACCGCTGTTTTAAATCACGAATTTGGGCACTTATTTGGGCTCGTAAATGTGGGCACCGAATTACAAAGTGATCATGAAGATGAAGAAAATAATGGTCACTGTACTGAAGAAAACTGTTTAATGCGTGCCTCTCTTGAATTTGGAAGCGGAATTATAGATCAGGTTCGTGGTACACCTCCAGAAATGGGTCCAAAATGTATTGCCGATTTACGAGCTAATGGCGGAAAATAAATTTTGAACAAATCATAATAAAAAAGCCTTTTTAGAAATTCTAAAAAGGCTTTTTTATGTTTTCTAAATTCAATTTACTAATTGATTTTTGAACTTTTTAATTTAGCTAAAGCTGATATTGAAATAATCATTACTGAAAATGACAATCCATATATTGCACCATTCCAGAAATCATATC encodes:
- a CDS encoding exo-beta-N-acetylmuramidase NamZ family protein; translated protein: MINRLFKSTFLFPLILILSCGNMEAEKKDPEKNLSVEVQVNDKTSEEIVVGANRTEIYLPLLQNKKVGLVGNQSSLIQNKNNASKHLVDSLLALNVNLIKVFAPEHGFRGKADAGEKVEDGKDPKTGLPVISLYGNNKKPKAEQLKNIDILIFDLQDVGARFYTYISSLHYVMEACAENNIQLLVLDRPNPNGHYVDGPILEKEYQSFVGMHPIPTVHGLTMAEYAKMINGEGWLKNGISCELKVVTMLNYDHQKKYSLPVKPSPNLPNEKSINLYPSLCFFEGTNVNAGRGTNKQFQVFGSPYLNAQKFDYSYTPKSMDGAKNPKHLNVKCYGKDLSHTEYLNEINLEWLIEAYQNTDDKSKFFNSFFTKLAGTKKLQQQIEKGLTAEAIKKSWQPGLEKFKRKRDKYLLYAN
- a CDS encoding class I SAM-dependent methyltransferase, with translation MKQKDIFGMAMKAFYFDKDETPITVHSPDFDDDEIAIEYLFRNYSEMPKTEQKALKLAYGKVLDVGCGAGSHTLYLQKKEIDVKAIDTSEGAIAIAKERGVKNVNVQDFYAENGCYDTLLFLMNGTGIIGNLINTDNFLNICKEVLKPGGQILIDSSDLSFLEDDEEPNNDFDRNYIGEIDFKISYKEEQSEYFPWLYLDFDMLKLAAEKNNFNCELILEGDHFDYLAKLTLKND
- a CDS encoding YkgJ family cysteine cluster protein — translated: MHEILKELPGKAKDKQKENKKFFSKLKKRPPKDLDVKMQQMHDEEFSRTNCLDCANCCKTTGPLFTNKDIERISKFLKLKPQQFIDQYLRIDEDKDYVLQEVPCAFLGHDNYCLIYEVRPKACREYPHTDRKDFHKISNLTIKNTAICPAAYNIVEEMKRRIKV